Proteins found in one Plasmodium sp. gorilla clade G2 genome assembly, chromosome: 14 genomic segment:
- a CDS encoding CCAAT-binding transcription factor, putative — protein sequence MNLKNNENDDAKNFWKEQLFEICNMSPEDMKIHNLPISRIKKIMKEDDEIKSNQMVSADTPVLLAKACELFIMELTSNAWKYTEEGKRRTLQRQDVVSAACKKDTFDFLIDLIPLEDRMKFINLHMKMNTRKSQANMNYDMMQQYYNLYSNCNDNKNSMNIINGINSMNGLNNMENLNGNNNNNMNSQMMNTLNNSTNDLNLLYRSNNNNNNIDDFNNSSLNLQNNIYMNQNKYFNNKDFNISNNNYMSPNGVISNNMYPTNNFSNRHMSIYSNRGMNSTQGNNNNNNNNSSSNNSSSNNNNNSNYNNSSNYNNSSNYNNSSNYNNSSNYNNSSNYNNSSNYNNSSNYNSSCSNNNSSNNNNSSTCSNNNSNNNKNNNNNNYNNSLSTNENFTNNLVNPINYNNSNKNNNNNNNVSNRKRSYKKDFSNNALTELNNNINNDMKDITTNSFHSNDFVNSYIGQNSKINQNKNSYSSHNNNNNNNNNNFNSVAAQNGANSFNGINTEDIKNNNFNGNYCSMQDMNIMYDVNGMMYGYSYIKNDEKNMNDIQSQKGYVYNYYNGTNKTMNNTTIIGNTASNNNYNDSSSRNVSSCSSFDLKNNMITNDARKNISPVVSNDIKNNNYNRNIHNNNNMIKQNNIIINDYSNNSNNVQGNLNPELMNRNSLSVKSNVELNKDALNNFFLKNNNTATTTSTTTTTTATTHNNVMGNNSMPSGNDTKAKNNKSNNKNKNGTSNSNNNNNNNNNNNNNNSRISINNRMSNNNKRMSNTHYVLNNQSNKNKTLNNKHNNNNNNVLNDHMNNSMQNNYQLSMQQNNLMATSMNQQMSSLMNDPNMNDINMNNMNNMHNMNNMNNIVMNNIIMNDNMRNENIMNENIMNENIMNDTMMNDNIININNINDHIIMNDTIINDIINNSENNITRKNSSINIINQNIDNSVVHNHLNNIIPHINNNVQQNMKVNMNSNMYMNNNTQNQMYQPTSQYSVPENNYICNYNTQTYNNKVKKKIYTYS from the coding sequence ATGAATTTAaagaataatgaaaatgatgatgCGAAAAATTTTTGGAAAGAGCAACTGTTCGAAATATGTAACATGAGCCCAGAGGATATGAAGATACACAATTTGCCTATAtcaagaataaaaaaaataatgaaagaagatgatgaaataaaaagtaaTCAAATGGTTTCTGCAGACACACCTGTATTATTAGCTAAAGCATgtgaattatttattatggaATTAACAAGTAATGCTTGGAAATATACAGAAGAAGGGAAACGTCGAACATTACAAAGACAAGATGTAGTATCTGCTGCTTGTAAGAAAGATACGTTTGATTTTTTAATTGATCTTATACCTTTAGAAGATCGTATGAAATTTATTAATCTTCATATGAAAATGAATACTCGAAAAAGTCAGGCGAATATGAATTATGATATGATGCAACAATATTACAATTTATATTCAAAttgtaatgataataaaaatagtatgaatataataaatggtATAAATTCAATGAATGgtttaaataatatggaaaacctaaatggtaataataataataatatgaattctCAAATGATGaatacattaaataatagtactaatgatttaaatttattatacagatcaaataacaataataataatatagacgattttaataattcatctttaaatttacaaaataatatatatatgaaccaaaataaatattttaataataaagattttaatatatcaaataataattatatgtcaCCAAATGGTgttatatcaaataatatgtatccaacaaataatttttcaaatCGTCATATGAGTATATACTCCAATAGAGGTATGAACTCTACACAAGGcaataacaacaacaataataataatagtagtagtaataatagtagtagtaataataataataatagtaattataataatagtagtaattataataatagtagtaattataataatagtagtaattataataatagcagtaattataataatagtagtaattataataatagtagtaattataataatagtagtaattataatagcagttgtagtaataataatagtagtaataataataatagtagtacttgtagtaataataatagtaacaataacaagaacaataataataataattataataatagtttAAGTACTAATGAAAATTTTACAAACAACTTAGTTAATCccataaattataataatagtaataagaataataataataataataatgtaagtAATAGAAAAAGATCATACAAAAAagatttttcaaataatgCATTAAcagaattaaataataatataaataatgatatgaaaGATATTACCACAAATAGTTTTCACAGTAATGATTTTGTCAATTCATATATAGGTCAGAattcaaaaataaatcaaaacaAAAATAGTTACTCatcacataataataataataataataataataataattttaatagtGTAGCTGCACAGAATGGAGCCAATTCATTTAACGGTATAAATACAgaggatataaaaaataataattttaatggaAATTATTGCTCAATGCaagatatgaatattatgtatGATGTTAATGGTATGATGTATGGCTAttcttatataaagaatgatgaaaaaaatatgaatgatatacAATCACAAAAGGGATATgtctataattattataatggtACAAATAAAACAATGAATAATACTACTATAATTGGAAATACTGcatctaataataattataatgatagtaGTTCAAGAAATGTTTCTTCATGTTCATCATTTGATCTAAAGAATAATATGATTACAAATGATGccagaaaaaatatatcaccAGTTGTATCAAATGatatcaaaaataataattataataggaatatacataataataataatatgataaaacaaaataatataattattaatgatTATAGTAATAACTCTAATAATGTGCAAGGAAATTTAAATCCAGAACTTATGAATAGAAATTCCTTATCTGTTAAATCTAATGttgaattaaataaagatgctttaaataatttctttcttaaaaataataacactGCAACTACAACTAGTACTACTACAACAACTACAGCTACTACGCATAATAATGTCATGGGTAATAATAGCATGCCTTCTGGTAATGACACAAAAGCTAAAAacaataaaagtaataataaaaataaaaatggaacCAGCAACagcaacaacaacaacaacaacaataataataataataataataatagtcgTATATCCATTAATAATCGAAtgagtaataataataagcgTATGAGCAATACACATTATGTTCTCAACAAtcaatcaaataaaaataagacaTTAAacaataaacataataataataataataatgtgttAAATgatcatatgaataattctATGCAAAATAATTACCAGCTGAGTATGCAACAAAATAATCTTATGGCTACATCAATGAACCAACAAATGTCCTCCTTAATGAATGATccaaatatgaatgatataaatatgaataatatgaataatatgcacaatatgaataatatgaataatatcgttatgaataatattattatgaatgataatatgaggaatgaaaatattatgaatgaGAATATTATGAATGAGAATATTATGAATGATACTATgatgaatgataatattattaatattaataatattaatgatcatattattatgaatgaTACTATCattaatgatattattaataactcagaaaataatattactaGAAAAAACTCATCTATCAATATCATCAAtcaaaatattgataatagtGTTGTGCAcaatcatttaaataatatcattccacatattaataataacgTGCAACAAAATATGAAGGTTAATATGAATTCTAACatgtatatgaataataatacacaAAATCAAATGTATCAACCTACTTCTCAATATTCTGTTccagaaaataattatatatgtaattataatacacagacttataataataaagtcaagaaaaaaatatatacttattcgtaa
- a CDS encoding leucine carboxyl methyltransferase, putative has product MNSSNSSKHNVQNTTYEAASSKLSAVQLGYYDDPFLKHFVKKIETRSPLINRGYYARVAALRLYIELFFKSIDNKQNIQVVNIGSGLDTTFFWINQKYHDVKYYEIDFYELLKEKTYIIKKYAEMKNFLKYEKENEEKDEDLINCVNYKMVPLDLNDSSSFEKILLSYNFDFNKPTIFICECVLIYLETESSDNLIKKLSELMKNTSCIIVYEQVNPNTAFGKVMIDNFSHRGINLKSIYKYYNLQSQLERYKSLGWVNVYINDMNEIYDYHINIEEKKKIERIEMFDEFEEWRLLQNHYFILVAFNCYNNINLEDLKQFLTCQKKEK; this is encoded by the exons atgaattcATCTAATTCCTCAAAACATAATGTTCAGAATACAACATACGAGGCGGCTAGCAGTAAATT aTCTGCTGTTCAATTAGGATATTACGATGATCCATTCTTGAAACATTTTGTAAAAAAGATAGAGACAAGAAGTCCTTTAATAAATAGAG gTTATTATGCCAGGGTAGCTGCTCTAAGACTGTATATtgaacttttttttaaatccatagataat aaaCAAAACATTCAAGTTGTTAACATCGGTTCTGGTTTGGATACTACCTTTTTTTggataaat CAAAAATATCATGACGTGAAATACTATGAAATCGATTTTTACGAGTTATTAAAAGAGAAgacttatataattaaaaaatatgcagaaatgaaaaattttttaaaatatgaaaaagaaaatgaagaaaaagatgaAGATCTTATTAATTGTGTGAATTATAAAATGGTTCCTCTTGATTTAAATGATTCATCATcctttgaaaaaatattattatcatataattttgattTTAATAAACCTaccatatttatatgtgaatgtgttcttatatatttagaaaCAGAAAGTAgtgataatttaataaaaaagttgAGTGAACTTATGAAAAATACATCATGTATAATTGTATATGAGCAG gTGAACCCTAATACAGCTTTCGGAAAAGTGATGATAGACAATTTTAGTCATAGAGGTATAAATTTGAAGagcatttataaatattacaattTACAATCACAATTAGAAAGATATAAATCTTTAGGTTGggttaatgtatatataaatgatatgaatgaaatatatgattaccatataaatattgaagaaaaaaagaaaatagaaCGTATCGAAATGTTTGATGAATTCGAAGAATGGAGATTATTACAAAATCATTACTTTATATTGGTAGCTTTtaattgttataataatataaacttaGAAGACTTAAAACAATTTTTGACATGtcaaaaaaaggaaaaataa
- a CDS encoding vesicle-associated membrane protein, putative, whose protein sequence is MKLLRVTPEKNIEFPLVHFQAVTQVVKLENVSDKKVAFKIKTTAPNNYLVRPSFGLISVRETIEIQIILQPLSDKDNISNDKFQVQCLNVDDNTTVDKQFWITVNKNDIQDHKLIVVLNDENNSKLNHSYIPSNNVPLSEMNNKNIHNMGYADNSNINQDDPNLADGLKGGLPGMQRKYHELLNYCVFVDKQKAALEKENESLKNQLKAYNSNSNKFLIDNKLIPIIIVMLAIITKYMGYW, encoded by the exons atgaaacttTTAAGAGTAACAcctgaaaaaaatatagaatttCCTCTTGTTCATTTTCAAGCAGTAACTCAAGTTGTTAAATTAGAAAATGTAAGTGATAAAAAAGTagcttttaaaataaaaacgaCTGCTCCTAATAATTATTTAGTAAGACCATCATTTGGTTTAATAAGTGTAAGAGAAACAATAGAAATACAAATTATATTACAACCCTTGTCAGACaaagataatatatcaaatgatAAATTTCAGGTACAGTGTTTAAATGTTGATGATAATACTACAGTTGATAAACAATTTTGGATAActgttaataaaaatgatatacaaGATCATAAACTTATTGTAGTTCTAAACGATGAAAATAACAGTAAATTAAATCATTCTTACATACCCTCAAATAATGTACCTCTCTCAGAAATGAATAACAAAAACATACATAATATGGGTTATGCagataatagtaatataaatCAAGATGACCCAAATTTGGCAGATg gttTAAAAGGAGGTCTACCGGGTATGCAAAGGAAATATCATGAACTTTTAAATTATTGTGTTTTTGTTGATAAACAAAAAGCAGCCCtagaaaaagaaaacgaGAGTTTAAAAAATCAATTAAAAGCATATAACAGTAACTCTAATAAATTCTTAatagataataaattaattccTATTATAATTGTAATGTTagcaataataacaaaatatatggGCTACTGGTAA
- a CDS encoding triosephosphate isomerase: MVRKYFVAANWKCNGTLESIKSLTNSFNNLEFDPSKLDVVVFPVSVHYEHTRKLLQSKFSTGIQNVSKFGNGSYTGEVSAEIAKDLNIEYVIIGHFERRKYFHETDEDVREKLQASLKNNLKAVVCFGESLEQREQNKTIEVITKQVKAFVDLIDNFDNVILAYEPLWAIGTGKTATPEQAQLVHKEIRKIVKDTCGEKQANQIRILYGGSVNTENCSSLIKQEDIDGFLVGNASLKESFVDIIKSAM; the protein is encoded by the exons atggttagaaaatattttgtcGCAGCTAACTGGAAATGTAATGGAACTTTAGAAAGTATTAAATCTTTAACGAACAGTTTCAACAATTTGGAATTTGATCCAAGCAAATTag ACGTTGTTGTATTTCCTGTTTCGGTCCATTATGAACATACAAGGAAATTACTTCAAAGTAAGTTTTCTACTGGTATTCAGAATGTATCAAAATTCGGAAATGGATCATATACTGGTGAAGTAAGTGCAGAAATTGCCAAAGATTTAAATATtgaatatgttattattggTCATTttgaaagaagaaaatatttccATGAAACTGATGAAGATGTTCGTGAAAAATTACAAgcttctttaaaaaataatttaaaagcaGTTGTATGTTTTGGTGAATCATTAGAACAAagagaacaaaataaaactaTCGAAGTTATTACAAAACAAGTTAAAGCATTCGTAGATTTAATTGATAACTTTGATAATGTTATTTTGGCTTATGAACCATTATGGGCTATTGGTACTGGTAAAACTGCCACACCTGAACAAGCTCAATTAGTACACAAAGAAATCAGAAAAATTGTAAAAGACACTTGTGGAGAAAAACAAGCTAACcaaataagaatattatatggAGGTAGTGTTAATACTGAAAATTGTTCTTCATTAATTAAACAAGAAGATATTGATGGTTTCTTAGTTGGAAATGCTTCATTAAAAGAATCTTTtgttgatataataaaaagtgctatgtaa